Below is a genomic region from Ruania alba.
CGGGTGCTCCAGGCGGCCGCCGGCATCCCGCTGCTCGCTGCCTGCAGCACCGAGCAGGGCGTCGAGGATCCCACTGCGGGCGGGTCGAACGGTGGTGAGTCTCGGACCCTGACTCTCGGGATGAACGGGGACGTGAGCAGCTGGGACCCTGCCGAGCTGCCGAACGCAGAGATCACGAACATCTACCGGCATGCCGTCTACGACACCTTGCTCGAACGGAGCGCAGACGGGCGTGAAGTCATCGGGAACCTCGCGAAGACCTGGGAGTACAGCGAGGGCAACACGCTGCTGACCATGGAGCTCCAGGATGGTGTCACCTTCAGCGACGGTGAGTCGCTCGACGCGGAGGCGGTGAAACTGAGCTTCGACCGTACGGCTGAGAAGAACAGCAACCTCTCCGCCATTGAGAGCGCGACCGTGATCGACGAGCACACGATCGAGTTCCGGCTCACCGAGCCGAGCCCGACCATCCTCGACATCCTCACCACCAAGCCCAGCATCGTCAGCCCGGCGGCGCTGGAGGACCTCACCGAGCTGGCGGTGAACCCGGTCGGCAGCGGTCCGTATCTCCTCGACCGAGACGCGTCGACACCCGAGGTGTCCTACACGTTCGTGCGGAACCCGGACTACTGGAATGCCGAGAACTCGCCCTATTTGTTCGACGAGATCGTGATGAATCCGATGCCGGACATCGCTGCACGGTTGAACGCGCTGCGCTCGGGGCAGATCAACGCCGGAGGAGTCGACGCGGCCTCGGCGCCGGCCATCGAGTCCGCCGGGCTCGACCTGTACCGGACGCCGTCGATGTACTTCGGACTGATCCTCGGCGACCGAGACGGTGAGCTGCTCCCGCCGCTCGCCGACGTCCGGGTGCGGCAGGCGATCAACCACGCCATCGACAGGCAAGGGCTGGTCGACTCCATCATCGGTGGCTACGGACGACCCAGCTCACAGATGGCGGGACCGTCCTCCCCGATCCCGCTGTACGTCGAGGAGCTCGACGACCGCTACCCCTACGACCCGGACCGGGCCCGTGAACTGCTTGCCGACGCCGGGTACCCGGACGGGTTCGAGCTGGAACTGCCCTCACAGGGGCCGGTATCCGCCGCCGACCCGGCCCTGGTGGAGCTCCTCGGTGCCATCGGAATCGACGCCACCCTCGAGAACATCCCGCCCGATCGTGGCGTGGAGGTGCGTGAGGGCCAGTTCCCGATGTGGGTCCTGCAAGGACAGTTCGGGAACCTGTGGACCAACGAGTTCCCCGTGGATGGCGTCTGGAACCCGTTCGGGTCGACCACCCCAGAGCTGAGCGAGATGATGAGCGCGGCAGGTGCCGCGCAGAGCGAGGAGGAACGCACAGCAGCCTTTCAGGATGTCGAACGCTTCATGGTCGAAGAAGCATGGTTCGCGCCGTTCTATCACCGGGAGACGCTCTACGGTGCCGATGAGACCGTGCAGGTGAGCACAGAGTACGGGGAGTCCTTCCCGCTGCTCAGCCACTTCCAGCCGGCCGGCTGAGGGATCCCTGGAACGGAGGACTGAGTGACTGAGGCACCCGCGCGCCGGCGGTTCCCCAATCTGGTGTACATCTTCTCCGACCAGCAGTCGCGAGACATGGTCGGAACCTACGGCGTGGGTGACGTGCGCACTCCGAACATCGACCGGCTGGCTGCGGACGGGGTCACCTTCGACCATTGCGTCTCCAGTGCACCGGTGTGCACTCCGTACCGAGGGATGCTGCTCACCGGGCAGCATCCGTTGCGGAACAACTGCTTCGAGAACGATCGTCACCTTGCGACCGACATCGGGGACTCGTTCGCCGAGGTGATGCGCACCGCCGGCTACCGCAACGGGTACGTCGGTAAATGGCACCTGTTGGGAGGTGACCGGGACCGACCCGTGCCCCCTGGCCCGGACCGGCACGGGTTCGACGGGGCGTTCCACAGCAACAACTGCCAC
It encodes:
- a CDS encoding ABC transporter substrate-binding protein gives rise to the protein MKDTDIARPFGRTGTNRGLPRRRVLQAAAGIPLLAACSTEQGVEDPTAGGSNGGESRTLTLGMNGDVSSWDPAELPNAEITNIYRHAVYDTLLERSADGREVIGNLAKTWEYSEGNTLLTMELQDGVTFSDGESLDAEAVKLSFDRTAEKNSNLSAIESATVIDEHTIEFRLTEPSPTILDILTTKPSIVSPAALEDLTELAVNPVGSGPYLLDRDASTPEVSYTFVRNPDYWNAENSPYLFDEIVMNPMPDIAARLNALRSGQINAGGVDAASAPAIESAGLDLYRTPSMYFGLILGDRDGELLPPLADVRVRQAINHAIDRQGLVDSIIGGYGRPSSQMAGPSSPIPLYVEELDDRYPYDPDRARELLADAGYPDGFELELPSQGPVSAADPALVELLGAIGIDATLENIPPDRGVEVREGQFPMWVLQGQFGNLWTNEFPVDGVWNPFGSTTPELSEMMSAAGAAQSEEERTAAFQDVERFMVEEAWFAPFYHRETLYGADETVQVSTEYGESFPLLSHFQPAG